In a single window of the Gammaproteobacteria bacterium genome:
- a CDS encoding FAD-dependent oxidoreductase, producing the protein MQTDELSSSNDPLLQTFTLKHLTLKNRIMSTSHACGLDENGFTGDAYQAYHEEKARGGLALTMFGGSASVAPDSLWPDGQVNVSTDGIIPLFEQFTAKIHRHGCALMCQISHLGRRAECYAGEWLPAIGPSPIRETLHRSFPKAMDRHDIDRVVKAYGAAARRCRDGGLDGIETLGSGHLIGQFLSPYTNHRKDEFGGSLENRCRFGLMVYEEIRRQVGADFVVGFRFVIDEKGGDHLDFEDCLRIADLFESSGLIDFFNAIYGNVDTEIALAVDNMPGMASPIAPWLRRVGEFKQHVGLPVFHAARITDIATARYAITENLLDMVAMTRAHIADPQIVNKLVSGQEDRIRPCVGATHCMSANRPTCLHNPATGRELKLPQVITPSVQGNRRVVVVGAGPAGLEAARVSAERGHQVILFEASNQPGGQVIIATSSSWRGDLAGVIDWRVSETARLGVDLRLNTLAGVTEVTAERPDVVIIATGGLPDMGFVEGGELCTSSWDLLTGQVSIESDVIVYDGTGRHVGPLCADMIASAGCAATLVGIDGLLAPELVYSERVVWRRQIFELGVDTLFDHRLTSVSREDEGLRVCFTCELNESETIHYTEQVVVEVGTQPADELYQQLRPDSINDGVTDIDALLSGSPQVAGTTTDTTFELHRIGDAVASRNIAAAMLDALRLCAVM; encoded by the coding sequence ATGCAGACAGATGAGCTATCCAGTAGCAATGATCCACTGCTGCAGACCTTCACACTCAAGCACTTGACGCTGAAAAACCGCATCATGAGCACCAGTCATGCCTGTGGTCTGGATGAGAACGGTTTCACCGGCGACGCTTACCAGGCCTATCACGAAGAAAAGGCACGTGGCGGTCTGGCGCTGACGATGTTCGGTGGATCAGCATCGGTAGCACCAGATTCGCTCTGGCCCGACGGTCAGGTTAATGTCAGCACCGATGGGATAATTCCACTGTTCGAGCAGTTCACTGCCAAAATCCATCGTCATGGTTGTGCGCTCATGTGTCAGATCAGTCATCTGGGGCGACGAGCGGAATGTTATGCCGGCGAGTGGCTGCCGGCGATTGGCCCATCGCCGATACGCGAGACGCTGCATCGCAGTTTCCCCAAGGCTATGGACCGGCATGACATTGACCGTGTGGTCAAGGCCTATGGGGCGGCTGCCCGCCGCTGTCGGGATGGCGGTCTCGATGGTATCGAAACTCTGGGTTCAGGACATCTTATCGGTCAATTTTTGTCACCCTATACCAACCATCGTAAGGATGAATTCGGTGGTTCTCTGGAGAACCGCTGTCGTTTCGGGTTGATGGTATATGAAGAAATTCGTCGACAGGTCGGCGCTGACTTTGTTGTAGGATTCCGATTTGTCATCGATGAGAAAGGTGGGGATCACCTCGATTTTGAGGACTGCCTCAGGATAGCGGATTTGTTCGAATCGAGCGGATTAATTGATTTTTTCAATGCAATTTACGGTAACGTTGATACGGAGATCGCCCTTGCGGTCGATAATATGCCGGGAATGGCGTCGCCCATCGCACCGTGGTTGAGGCGGGTCGGTGAATTCAAACAACATGTGGGCCTGCCGGTGTTTCACGCGGCTCGAATCACCGATATTGCCACTGCTCGCTATGCGATCACCGAGAACCTGCTGGACATGGTCGCCATGACACGGGCACACATTGCCGACCCTCAAATCGTAAACAAACTCGTGTCCGGGCAGGAAGATCGCATACGTCCCTGTGTCGGTGCGACCCACTGTATGTCTGCTAATCGACCGACATGTCTGCACAACCCGGCAACGGGTCGAGAACTCAAGCTGCCGCAGGTGATCACGCCCTCTGTACAAGGGAACCGTCGTGTTGTTGTGGTCGGTGCGGGGCCAGCCGGTCTTGAAGCTGCGCGGGTATCCGCGGAACGCGGCCACCAGGTCATCCTTTTCGAGGCCTCAAACCAACCCGGTGGCCAGGTGATCATCGCGACCAGTAGCAGTTGGCGTGGCGATCTGGCTGGGGTGATTGATTGGCGGGTTAGTGAAACCGCCCGTTTGGGAGTAGACCTTCGTCTGAACACATTGGCTGGTGTCACAGAGGTGACCGCCGAAAGACCGGATGTGGTCATTATCGCGACCGGCGGTCTGCCAGATATGGGGTTTGTTGAAGGTGGTGAATTGTGCACCTCCAGCTGGGATTTACTCACAGGACAGGTTTCCATCGAAAGCGATGTCATCGTCTATGATGGAACGGGACGGCACGTGGGTCCTTTATGCGCAGACATGATCGCATCGGCAGGCTGTGCCGCTACGCTGGTGGGAATCGACGGCCTGTTGGCGCCAGAATTGGTCTACTCGGAACGCGTGGTGTGGCGCCGACAGATTTTCGAACTGGGTGTAGATACGTTGTTCGACCATCGACTGACTTCAGTATCGCGGGAAGATGAAGGTTTGCGGGTTTGTTTTACCTGCGAGCTTAATGAGAGTGAAACCATACACTATACAGAACAGGTGGTTGTGGAAGTCGGCACGCAGCCTGCCGATGAGCTTTACCAACAATTGCGGCCAGACTCGATTAATGATGGGGTCACAGATATTGATGCACTTTTGTCGGGATCGCCACAGGTGGCTGGTACAACAACCGATACCACGTTCGAACTGCACCGCATCGGTGATGCGGTGGCGAGTCGAAACATCGCTGCTGCCATGCTGGATGCATTACGACTGTGTGCAGTGATGTAA
- a CDS encoding SDR family oxidoreductase, giving the protein MESIFDLSGRVALVTGSTQGLGFEMAKGLAKAGAHVLVNGRDNDHVANAVSLIESSKGSAQALVFDVSVDSARAAALSEISSEYGRLDILINNVGMRDRRSMEEIDGPDFQALLQVNLTSAFLLCREVVGLMRARQWGRIVNMSALGSAVGLKLSPSYAASKGALESLTRTLAAALGLDGITVNALAPGFFATEANAAMVADEDLFQKLASRTALGRWGEPHEIAGAAVFLCSEEAAYVTGQVLTVDGGCVSYF; this is encoded by the coding sequence ATGGAATCGATATTTGACTTAAGTGGCAGGGTTGCACTGGTCACTGGAAGTACTCAGGGACTGGGGTTCGAGATGGCTAAAGGACTGGCCAAAGCAGGGGCCCACGTTCTAGTAAATGGCCGGGACAACGATCACGTAGCAAATGCTGTGTCACTGATCGAGTCCTCCAAAGGCAGTGCGCAGGCATTGGTATTTGACGTGTCAGTCGATTCCGCGCGCGCAGCCGCATTGTCGGAAATTTCCAGTGAATACGGCAGGTTGGATATTTTGATTAACAACGTCGGTATGCGTGACCGTAGGTCTATGGAGGAGATTGATGGTCCTGATTTTCAGGCACTGTTACAGGTTAACCTGACCTCTGCGTTTCTTCTTTGCCGGGAGGTTGTGGGACTGATGCGCGCCCGACAATGGGGACGTATAGTGAATATGAGTGCATTGGGTTCGGCGGTGGGATTGAAACTGAGTCCGTCTTATGCCGCATCCAAGGGTGCGCTTGAGTCATTGACCCGTACGCTTGCTGCTGCACTCGGTCTGGATGGCATTACTGTCAACGCATTAGCCCCCGGATTTTTTGCGACCGAAGCCAATGCGGCCATGGTTGCCGATGAGGATCTTTTTCAGAAACTGGCCAGCCGTACGGCCTTGGGCCGTTGGGGTGAGCCGCACGAGATAGCCGGTGCGGCCGTTTTTCTGTGCTCCGAAGAGGCGGCCTATGTTACAGGTCAGGTGCTGACCGTCGACGGGGGCTGCGTGTCGTATTTCTGA
- a CDS encoding DMT family transporter, with protein sequence MTTAASNRLFFGIMLMVVAMLVLPFMDATVKLLSSRYPILQLIWARFFFHFLLVLPFVVIRYGKQVIRAAHPVLLLSPGLFLLVASGLFFAAIQYIPLADAIAILFVDAVIVVALSPLVLGEYVPARRWITCAAGFLAILIIIRPGGTEFHWASLLALAAALFWALYFLSTRVMSVQVPPLLMLGWQSVSGFVLMTAALPFYWVTPTLVDGILMVVIGGIGAVGHLLFIRASSLAHASLLAPLRYLEIVMQVLLGYWLFGDFPDLWAWVGIALIIGVGVYLGRTELVQSVPGKLQVKVDDGNHTVR encoded by the coding sequence TTGACGACAGCTGCCTCCAATCGACTATTCTTCGGAATCATGCTGATGGTGGTGGCTATGTTGGTGCTGCCATTCATGGATGCGACAGTTAAGTTATTGAGTAGCCGATATCCGATACTGCAACTCATCTGGGCGCGATTCTTTTTTCATTTTCTACTTGTCCTGCCATTTGTCGTCATTCGGTATGGCAAGCAGGTAATCCGTGCTGCCCACCCTGTATTGCTGCTCAGTCCTGGACTGTTTCTGCTGGTTGCATCAGGTCTTTTTTTCGCTGCCATTCAGTACATTCCTCTTGCCGATGCGATTGCCATTCTGTTTGTTGATGCTGTAATCGTGGTGGCCTTGTCGCCGTTGGTTTTAGGTGAATACGTGCCAGCCAGACGCTGGATCACCTGTGCCGCCGGTTTCCTCGCAATTCTGATTATCATCAGACCAGGTGGTACAGAGTTTCACTGGGCGAGCCTACTCGCCCTGGCTGCTGCCTTGTTCTGGGCGCTGTATTTTTTGTCAACTCGAGTGATGAGTGTCCAGGTTCCACCGCTTTTGATGTTGGGTTGGCAGTCGGTCAGCGGATTTGTTCTGATGACTGCCGCGTTACCGTTTTATTGGGTTACACCCACCCTCGTCGACGGGATTCTGATGGTGGTTATTGGAGGTATTGGGGCAGTAGGTCATCTGCTGTTCATACGGGCTTCATCACTTGCGCACGCATCATTACTCGCGCCACTTCGCTATCTGGAGATCGTTATGCAGGTTTTGTTGGGCTACTGGCTGTTCGGGGACTTTCCTGACTTGTGGGCCTGGGTCGGGATCGCCTTGATTATTGGCGTTGGTGTTTATCTTGGCCGAACTGAACTGGTGCAGAGTGTACCTGGCAAGCTTCAAGTTAAAGTAGATGACGGCAATCACACAGTTCGGTAA
- a CDS encoding alpha-hydroxy-acid oxidizing protein encodes MPRKYYCVDDFRLAAQQRMPRVIFDYVDGAAGFETSSRLNREVIEQVRLLPRVLVDIRQRELAKTFLGRTWPLPFGIAPMGMCDLTWPNTDIALAAAAADHDIPVCLSTFGSSSIEDIGKRASGNGWFQLYVGPSIDDAMGLVQRAEDAGYEYLLLTVDVPVVSARLREQRQGFERPFRMRPRQFLDFAVHPQWVLHTLVNGVPKPANVVPTGNEGNKSTFTRNKIRGHIDWQFLDRLRERWAGKLILKGVLSADDAVRIRDAGADAVYVSNHGGRQLDAAPAAIDVLPAIRQAVGADYPLIFDSGIRSGEGIVKALALGADFVMLGRPFLYASGADGQRGVYRLVELLKNDLLLVLAQIGCIDVSQIDHNVLA; translated from the coding sequence ATGCCTAGAAAATACTATTGCGTAGATGATTTTCGCCTTGCTGCACAACAGCGCATGCCAAGAGTCATTTTTGACTATGTAGACGGGGCTGCAGGATTCGAGACATCGAGTCGTCTGAACCGTGAGGTTATCGAGCAGGTTCGCCTGCTGCCACGCGTTCTTGTCGATATCCGGCAACGGGAACTGGCAAAAACATTTTTGGGTCGAACCTGGCCGCTGCCCTTTGGGATAGCTCCCATGGGCATGTGTGACTTGACCTGGCCAAATACTGATATCGCGCTTGCGGCAGCGGCTGCGGATCATGACATACCGGTGTGTTTGTCCACCTTTGGCTCAAGCAGCATAGAGGACATAGGAAAAAGAGCTTCTGGAAACGGATGGTTCCAGTTGTATGTGGGGCCGTCTATTGATGATGCGATGGGTCTTGTCCAGCGTGCAGAGGATGCCGGCTACGAGTATTTGTTGCTGACCGTTGATGTGCCGGTTGTGTCTGCCCGCCTGCGTGAACAGCGCCAGGGGTTTGAGAGACCTTTTCGAATGCGACCGAGACAGTTTTTAGATTTCGCGGTTCATCCGCAATGGGTGCTTCACACGCTCGTCAATGGTGTACCGAAGCCGGCCAATGTCGTGCCTACTGGTAACGAGGGTAATAAATCCACATTCACCCGAAACAAGATCCGTGGCCACATAGATTGGCAGTTCCTGGACCGGTTGCGCGAACGGTGGGCGGGAAAGCTGATTCTAAAGGGGGTGTTATCAGCGGATGATGCTGTCAGGATTCGGGATGCAGGTGCTGATGCTGTCTATGTCTCAAATCATGGCGGCCGACAGCTCGATGCTGCACCAGCGGCGATCGATGTGTTGCCTGCGATCAGACAGGCCGTGGGTGCTGATTACCCGTTGATATTCGACAGCGGAATACGCAGCGGTGAGGGCATCGTTAAAGCATTGGCTCTAGGGGCGGATTTTGTCATGCTCGGACGACCGTTCCTTTACGCGTCGGGTGCTGACGGGCAGCGCGGTGTGTACCGTCTTGTCGAGTTACTGAAAAACGACCTGCTTCTGGTGCTGGCTCAGATCGGTTGTATAGATGTTTCCCAAATCGACCACAATGTTTTGGCATAA
- a CDS encoding thiamine pyrophosphate-binding protein, whose product MKVRGGMLLARALREKGITQVFTLSGGFCNPALEGLMECDIPVINTPHEQIAGHLADANTRITRKPTVCLVGPEGFANAVPSMMEAWGERSPVIFITGSSTLKREGSGGFKEIDDVSIAAPLTKYSASVTDGTRILEFVDRAYKIALSGYPGPVHLSVPVDIMFSWYEEQTGQSERPFNRAPLPPARAWPRPDDLEVILHKVRAAQRPILIGGHGVWWSGAEAKLEKAGRVLAVPVFNIPYHQKLLGEESGVYMGLADIHQYAPSKTALADADLTLVIGGRLDNQMNFGNPPFFPETTELVCINGSPEELELNRAADHTLLCDPGAFLDAISALAEDPTWNSSGSWLEKNRALRGEWVDQMTTELTQSEEDDARIHPLQLALDVQQPLGADDWLVIDGGNTHFWSEIAVNMAGWGGQKLAGILHPGAFSMLGVGVSFALAAKLNHPASQVVLISGDGAFLSGGLSVEAAFQENAPITVVIDNNGGLTTISQQQERLFGHDCHVATDFRDIPFHSLFEGLGGYGELVENRDDLGPALDRALASGKTACVNVRTKGVISPIVLATTSKRDKASIE is encoded by the coding sequence ATGAAGGTACGAGGCGGGATGCTCCTTGCCCGCGCTTTGCGCGAGAAAGGCATCACACAGGTATTCACCCTGAGTGGCGGATTCTGTAACCCTGCCCTGGAAGGTCTGATGGAGTGTGATATACCGGTGATCAATACACCCCATGAGCAGATCGCCGGGCACTTGGCTGACGCGAACACGCGGATCACGCGCAAGCCGACCGTCTGTCTGGTGGGCCCGGAAGGTTTTGCCAACGCCGTGCCTTCGATGATGGAGGCCTGGGGCGAGCGATCGCCAGTTATCTTCATTACCGGTTCCAGCACCCTCAAGCGCGAAGGCAGCGGAGGGTTCAAAGAGATCGATGATGTTTCTATTGCCGCACCGCTGACCAAATACAGCGCATCAGTCACTGACGGTACCCGGATTCTGGAGTTTGTAGATCGAGCTTACAAGATCGCGCTGAGTGGTTATCCCGGTCCTGTGCACCTGAGCGTCCCAGTGGACATCATGTTCTCCTGGTATGAGGAACAAACCGGCCAGTCAGAACGGCCGTTCAACCGGGCACCACTGCCACCTGCCCGGGCATGGCCGCGCCCGGATGACCTTGAAGTCATCCTACACAAGGTCCGCGCAGCACAGCGGCCGATTTTGATTGGTGGTCACGGCGTCTGGTGGTCAGGAGCTGAGGCAAAGTTGGAAAAAGCGGGTCGGGTACTTGCAGTGCCAGTGTTCAACATTCCTTATCATCAGAAACTGTTGGGTGAAGAAAGCGGGGTTTATATGGGCCTTGCTGATATTCACCAGTACGCGCCCTCCAAAACTGCGCTGGCCGATGCTGATTTGACACTTGTTATCGGCGGTCGACTTGACAACCAGATGAATTTTGGAAATCCACCATTCTTCCCTGAGACGACCGAACTGGTCTGCATCAACGGCTCCCCGGAAGAACTGGAGCTGAACAGAGCGGCAGACCACACCTTGTTATGCGATCCGGGCGCTTTTTTAGATGCGATTTCTGCACTGGCGGAGGACCCGACCTGGAACTCAAGCGGTTCCTGGCTTGAAAAGAATCGTGCACTGCGGGGTGAGTGGGTCGACCAGATGACGACAGAACTGACTCAGTCAGAAGAAGACGATGCCCGGATTCACCCACTGCAGTTGGCACTGGACGTTCAGCAGCCTTTGGGTGCCGACGACTGGTTGGTCATCGATGGCGGGAATACTCATTTCTGGTCAGAGATAGCGGTCAATATGGCCGGCTGGGGTGGTCAGAAACTGGCTGGGATCCTGCATCCGGGTGCATTCAGTATGCTGGGCGTCGGGGTATCTTTTGCGTTGGCTGCCAAGTTAAATCACCCCGCTAGCCAGGTTGTGCTGATCAGTGGCGACGGTGCCTTTCTTTCCGGCGGCTTAAGTGTTGAAGCAGCTTTTCAGGAGAATGCCCCGATTACGGTTGTAATTGACAACAACGGTGGTTTGACCACCATTTCACAGCAGCAGGAAAGATTGTTCGGACACGATTGTCACGTGGCCACAGATTTCCGAGATATTCCATTTCATTCGCTGTTCGAAGGACTCGGCGGTTACGGTGAACTGGTTGAGAACCGCGACGACCTGGGGCCGGCATTAGACAGAGCTTTGGCCAGCGGTAAAACAGCCTGCGTCAATGTGCGGACGAAGGGCGTCATCAGTCCGATTGTGCTGGCGACCACCAGCAAGCGCGACAAGGCATCGATAGAATAG
- a CDS encoding hydroxyisourate hydrolase — translation MAVISSHVLDAVKGISAAGIRVEFFRLSDDCSAHRLLETYSDSEGRISEPVAVEDDPAGTIYELVFHTGDYFPVAEIAQGSHHNIQSVVVRISLPDPDARYHIPVVLSPHSYTVWWSG, via the coding sequence ATGGCAGTTATATCATCTCATGTATTGGATGCTGTAAAAGGTATCTCGGCTGCTGGGATCCGGGTAGAGTTTTTTCGACTTTCCGACGACTGCTCGGCGCACCGGTTGTTGGAGACATACTCGGACAGTGAGGGGAGAATATCGGAACCCGTTGCTGTCGAGGATGATCCAGCGGGCACTATTTATGAACTGGTGTTTCACACGGGCGACTATTTCCCGGTTGCGGAAATTGCGCAAGGGTCCCATCACAACATACAGTCGGTTGTGGTCAGAATCAGCCTGCCAGACCCCGATGCCCGCTACCATATCCCAGTTGTGCTGTCGCCCCACAGCTATACCGTCTGGTGGTCAGGTTAG
- a CDS encoding dimethylsulfoniopropionate demethylase codes for MSSPALAVSRRNRRTPYMERIEALGVQSYSIVNHTLLPKAFGRTVEEEYWHLRSSVQLWDVSCQRQVEVRGPEAARLVQMMTPRDLGSAVVGQCLYAPLIDDKAGLINDPVILKRAEDWYWLSIADSDVLLWVKGLALGLGIDAMVVEPDVSPLAVQGPRAEDLVAAVFGDTVRELAYFRFGCFDFLDRQLVVARSGYSRQGGFEIYLDDSSLGTELWDKLWLAGQAFNVTPGCPNLIERIEGGLLSYGNEMTRSNNPLEINLDRFCSLDGRIDYIGRSALEDISRDGPAQRIRGLQFDGGPCPACGSPWPVYASDRPVGYVTSAIWSPRLKRNVALGMVQKGFWATGQSVSVHSTDGIERFGSVQATPI; via the coding sequence ATGAGTTCACCAGCACTGGCGGTTTCCCGCCGCAACCGTCGCACCCCTTATATGGAACGCATTGAAGCGTTGGGTGTTCAGAGCTATTCGATTGTTAATCACACACTGTTACCTAAGGCCTTCGGGAGAACGGTAGAAGAGGAGTATTGGCACTTACGATCGAGCGTGCAGTTGTGGGATGTATCGTGCCAGCGGCAGGTCGAAGTCCGCGGGCCAGAAGCCGCTCGCTTGGTTCAGATGATGACCCCCCGGGATCTTGGCAGTGCGGTTGTCGGACAGTGCTTATACGCTCCCCTGATTGATGACAAAGCGGGTCTGATTAACGACCCGGTCATACTCAAACGCGCCGAGGACTGGTACTGGTTATCAATTGCCGATTCCGATGTGCTGCTGTGGGTCAAGGGACTCGCATTGGGGCTGGGGATAGATGCCATGGTGGTCGAACCCGATGTGTCTCCGCTTGCAGTTCAAGGGCCGCGGGCCGAAGATCTGGTCGCAGCCGTGTTCGGCGATACGGTTCGGGAGCTTGCCTATTTTCGTTTTGGCTGTTTTGATTTTCTCGATCGTCAACTGGTGGTTGCGCGTTCGGGTTACAGCAGGCAGGGTGGTTTTGAGATCTACCTGGATGACAGCAGCTTGGGCACTGAACTGTGGGATAAGCTGTGGTTGGCGGGCCAAGCATTCAATGTTACCCCCGGCTGCCCGAATCTGATTGAGCGTATTGAAGGCGGTCTGCTGTCATATGGCAACGAGATGACGCGCAGTAATAATCCGCTCGAGATCAATCTGGACCGGTTCTGTAGCCTGGATGGGCGAATTGACTATATCGGCAGGTCTGCCCTCGAAGATATTTCGCGCGATGGTCCTGCACAGCGTATTCGGGGCCTACAGTTTGATGGGGGTCCGTGCCCAGCGTGTGGCTCACCCTGGCCGGTCTACGCATCAGATAGACCCGTTGGCTATGTGACGTCGGCGATCTGGTCACCTCGACTGAAGCGCAATGTTGCGCTGGGCATGGTTCAGAAGGGTTTCTGGGCAACTGGCCAGTCGGTTAGCGTACACAGTACAGATGGTATTGAACGTTTCGGGTCGGTCCAGGCCACACCGATATAA
- a CDS encoding 2-dehydropantoate 2-reductase: MKIAVVGIGAMGSVYAGLLADAGNEVWAIDVWQEHLDTIREQGLRIEGASGDRTVHSLNVAESPDAAGICDLIIIATKASGVGPAAKSIAPIVGDSTLVLTIQNGLGAGERIAQYRSTDNILLGVAGGFGASIKGPGHVHHNGMELIRVGEMHGGLTDRVQQVAAVWQEAGFKVKAFEDINQLIWEKFICNVTFSAPCTVFGRTLGEIMSDPFSWQIARGCAFEAYDTARAKEIQLSFTDAEKYVLDFGSKMPDARPSMLLDHLDRRPSEIDAINGMVPVVAAAVGTRAPYNEVITAIVKSRESAF, encoded by the coding sequence ATGAAGATAGCAGTAGTCGGTATCGGTGCCATGGGTTCGGTTTATGCGGGTTTGCTGGCCGACGCAGGAAACGAAGTCTGGGCAATCGATGTTTGGCAGGAGCATCTGGACACGATTCGTGAGCAGGGGTTGCGGATCGAAGGTGCGAGCGGCGATCGAACGGTGCACAGCTTGAACGTTGCGGAAAGTCCTGACGCAGCGGGAATTTGCGACCTCATCATTATCGCGACAAAGGCATCCGGGGTCGGTCCCGCTGCAAAAAGTATTGCTCCTATTGTCGGCGACAGCACACTGGTACTGACGATCCAGAATGGTCTGGGGGCCGGCGAACGCATTGCGCAGTATCGTTCAACGGACAATATCCTGTTGGGGGTTGCCGGCGGATTTGGTGCATCCATAAAGGGTCCGGGCCATGTGCACCACAATGGTATGGAACTGATCCGGGTAGGGGAGATGCATGGTGGTCTTACCGATCGTGTTCAGCAGGTTGCTGCCGTCTGGCAGGAGGCAGGGTTTAAGGTCAAGGCCTTTGAAGACATTAACCAGCTGATCTGGGAAAAATTCATCTGTAATGTCACGTTCAGCGCGCCGTGCACAGTATTCGGGCGGACCCTTGGAGAGATTATGAGCGATCCCTTCTCGTGGCAGATCGCGCGAGGCTGTGCTTTCGAGGCATACGACACTGCGCGAGCGAAAGAGATTCAGCTTTCATTCACTGATGCGGAGAAATATGTGCTCGATTTTGGCAGTAAGATGCCGGACGCACGACCATCAATGCTGCTGGATCATCTCGACAGGCGCCCTTCGGAAATCGATGCCATAAACGGCATGGTGCCAGTCGTTGCTGCTGCTGTCGGAACACGAGCTCCCTACAACGAGGTCATTACTGCGATCGTCAAATCCCGGGAATCTGCTTTTTAG
- a CDS encoding Sir2 family NAD-dependent protein deacetylase: protein MDHYVQRHTMTEAAETHELAKRWLNDAERVVALTGAGISTDSGIPDFRGPQGVWTRDPDAEKLSDIRHYLADPAIRKKAWQARLDSPVWQARPGAGHHALARLEQLGKLHTLITQNIDGLHQLAGNSPDVVVEIHGTVRKVRCMSCTYLVDMHVVLERLRYGEDDPSCPDCSGILKSATISFGQNLVPEDVVRSESAAKQCDLLLAVGSTLSVYPAASVVPIAKQSGARIIIINGGPTDMDGIADAVLRGQISELLPSILPSAH, encoded by the coding sequence GTGGACCATTACGTTCAGCGACACACGATGACCGAGGCCGCAGAAACTCACGAACTCGCAAAGCGATGGCTCAACGACGCCGAGCGCGTGGTCGCGCTGACAGGCGCCGGTATTTCCACCGATTCGGGTATTCCGGATTTTCGCGGCCCCCAAGGAGTTTGGACCAGGGATCCGGATGCTGAGAAACTCTCGGACATTCGCCATTACCTGGCTGACCCGGCGATCCGCAAAAAGGCGTGGCAGGCTCGACTCGATTCGCCTGTTTGGCAGGCCCGGCCAGGTGCTGGTCACCACGCTCTCGCCCGACTTGAACAGCTCGGTAAACTCCATACGCTGATCACTCAGAATATCGATGGCTTACACCAACTGGCAGGAAACAGCCCTGATGTTGTTGTCGAGATCCATGGAACTGTCCGTAAGGTACGGTGCATGTCCTGTACTTACCTCGTGGACATGCACGTTGTACTGGAGCGTCTACGTTATGGTGAGGACGACCCTTCGTGCCCGGACTGCAGTGGAATTCTAAAATCGGCCACCATCTCATTCGGTCAGAACCTGGTGCCAGAAGACGTGGTCCGATCTGAAAGTGCAGCGAAACAGTGCGACCTGCTGCTGGCTGTGGGGTCGACACTGTCAGTCTACCCGGCGGCAAGTGTGGTGCCCATCGCAAAACAGTCTGGCGCCCGGATCATAATCATCAATGGCGGTCCCACCGACATGGACGGGATCGCTGATGCCGTACTGCGTGGTCAGATCAGTGAACTGCTGCCGAGCATCCTACCCAGTGCCCATTGA